From Agrobacterium tumefaciens, a single genomic window includes:
- a CDS encoding glutathione S-transferase, with protein sequence MIDLYTWITPNGLKISIALEELGLPYCVHAIDIEKGKQFSPDYLRINPGAKIPAIVDHDNGTVLTESNAILLYLAEKTGRLLPRDDTLRLSVIEWLMWQSSNFGPTLGYAHYFLTYNAGSAPFAEDRFALDTRRLYATLNDRLAGFDYVAGSYSIADIALWPWVSRFARHKIELSEFPHVLQWYRNIAENEGVRQGYKVPFFTTDIPGIVDSTDVVETSTRMTK encoded by the coding sequence ATGATCGATCTCTACACCTGGATCACCCCTAACGGACTGAAGATATCAATTGCGTTGGAGGAACTCGGCCTTCCCTACTGCGTACATGCGATAGATATTGAGAAGGGGAAGCAATTTTCGCCTGATTATCTGAGGATCAATCCTGGCGCCAAAATCCCGGCGATCGTCGATCATGACAACGGAACGGTTCTCACGGAATCGAATGCAATTCTGCTTTACCTTGCAGAGAAAACCGGTCGCCTCTTGCCACGCGACGACACATTACGGCTTTCCGTCATAGAATGGCTGATGTGGCAATCTTCAAATTTTGGCCCTACGCTGGGCTACGCCCATTATTTTCTGACGTATAACGCCGGAAGCGCGCCATTCGCGGAAGACCGTTTCGCACTCGATACACGCCGGCTCTATGCAACTTTGAACGATAGACTGGCGGGCTTCGATTACGTTGCCGGCAGTTACTCCATCGCCGACATCGCACTTTGGCCATGGGTGTCCCGCTTCGCACGTCACAAGATCGAACTTTCAGAGTTTCCCCATGTTCTACAATGGTACCGAAACATTGCCGAAAACGAGGGTGTGCGGCAAGGATACAAAGTGCCCTTTTTTACGACAGATATCCCCGGCATCGTGGATTCTACAGATGTCGTTGAAACGTCCACGCGCATGACGAAATAG
- a CDS encoding ABC transporter substrate-binding protein, whose protein sequence is MKIGVHPNNLHLRLARLWPDAFKSFDPEFVLYKEGRDTASLLEKGDIHFGGTGSTPPIEADARGLGVAYIAASAPRPANGAILVRKDSHIRSVADLVGRDISLIDGSFHTYLLARSLEGEGLGLSDVTRIESGDSDSLRDLVDGRVDAWVTMSPRLEKALDHEALRVLVRCGSTIPNRSLFWTLGHHEFSAEKVAAVACELDRIGQLVMADIKGAAALLANQSGSEGDAQFWEKVLRSRDLSVGPATPEILAEQQQEADTLYRHGHFKSPVQTGVSLESLGVKN, encoded by the coding sequence ATGAAAATCGGGGTACATCCCAATAATCTCCATTTGCGGCTCGCCCGGCTTTGGCCGGATGCGTTCAAGTCGTTCGATCCTGAGTTCGTACTTTACAAGGAAGGAAGGGATACAGCGTCCTTGCTTGAAAAGGGTGATATCCACTTCGGTGGAACCGGATCGACCCCACCAATTGAGGCCGATGCCCGAGGGCTTGGAGTAGCCTATATCGCTGCATCCGCGCCAAGGCCCGCCAACGGTGCGATACTTGTCCGCAAGGACAGCCACATCCGCTCTGTTGCCGATCTAGTGGGGCGGGATATTTCACTGATTGACGGCTCGTTCCATACTTACCTTCTTGCTCGAAGTCTCGAAGGCGAAGGACTGGGCTTATCCGACGTAACAAGGATCGAAAGCGGTGACAGCGATTCACTGCGAGATCTCGTAGACGGGCGGGTCGATGCATGGGTTACCATGTCTCCACGGCTTGAGAAGGCTCTTGATCACGAGGCTTTGCGTGTCCTTGTTCGTTGCGGCTCCACAATTCCGAACCGTTCCCTGTTCTGGACGCTTGGGCATCACGAATTTTCTGCCGAAAAGGTCGCGGCCGTTGCCTGCGAACTTGATCGCATTGGTCAGTTGGTTATGGCGGATATAAAAGGAGCGGCTGCCCTTCTTGCCAACCAATCAGGCAGCGAAGGGGATGCACAATTCTGGGAAAAAGTGCTTCGCTCTCGAGATCTCTCTGTTGGTCCGGCAACGCCGGAAATCCTTGCTGAACAGCAGCAGGAAGCCGACACGCTCTACCGACATGGACATTTCAAGTCACCGGTGCAGACCGGGGTGTCGCTCGAAAGCCTTGGAGTGAAAAATTGA
- a CDS encoding TRAP transporter large permease subunit has product MSTTTPKHFSIATILGRSLAFFDSVLGAVAAALLAALLIVVLTNVALRYIFHTGFIGAEDLGIWLHVAMIAVGAPLSLKSALAMRLDVFVRFLPDRLHPATEMLADAFSFVAALILLFGGSEIATMLGGTSPTLGLPEWIRFGFLGAGGGLILTYLALQRASEGKSLQVILSLVISVIAYFGLPFVFFDTTLPPSLFLALTAALGLILAAPLAHAFLAAAYVAIAFGSSLPEPAIVSTTVTGMSKFLLLAIPFFLLAGSLLTESGVANQLVRFAASMVGHRRAGLAQTTLLTSVLFSGASGSSVANAAFGASTFQPELVRHGYPPAQAGAIIAATSVLDNVIPPSIAFLILATATNLSVGSLLVGGFFAGGLMALCLAVAIHFSVRTVDTLPRANGQERWRSAVAAIPAFGLGIIVVVGIRIGIVTTTEAAALAALYTLFLGFGYRLGAKRIFTTFRQSGAEAAAIGLLIGTAGPFAFLLAVDDVSGLVTDFVTMLGGSKIAVLLLSNVILLVVGLVLDIGAAILLFGPILLPAAVAAGIDPIHFGVILVVNLMIHGLTPPLGMLIFVVSGVTRVPATALFRAVVPYLLSLLVSLAILCVWAVLF; this is encoded by the coding sequence GTGAGCACTACAACACCGAAACATTTCTCGATTGCCACCATATTGGGTAGATCGCTCGCTTTTTTTGATTCCGTGCTTGGCGCGGTTGCGGCCGCACTGCTCGCTGCCCTCCTTATTGTCGTGCTGACCAATGTTGCACTCCGATACATATTCCATACAGGCTTCATCGGAGCGGAAGATCTGGGTATCTGGCTGCATGTCGCCATGATCGCTGTCGGCGCTCCGCTCAGCCTGAAAAGCGCGCTTGCCATGCGCCTCGATGTGTTCGTGCGCTTTTTGCCTGATCGACTTCATCCGGCCACCGAAATGCTAGCTGACGCCTTCTCGTTCGTCGCTGCCCTGATATTGTTGTTTGGCGGATCGGAGATCGCCACGATGCTGGGTGGTACGTCGCCTACACTCGGTCTACCGGAATGGATACGTTTCGGTTTTCTGGGAGCGGGAGGCGGACTTATCCTTACCTATCTTGCCTTGCAGCGTGCCTCGGAAGGAAAGTCACTGCAGGTTATTCTATCGCTGGTCATCTCAGTGATCGCCTATTTCGGTTTGCCATTCGTTTTCTTCGATACGACACTTCCCCCGAGCCTTTTCCTGGCTCTGACAGCGGCTCTCGGGCTAATTCTCGCCGCGCCGCTCGCCCATGCGTTTCTCGCTGCAGCCTACGTCGCGATCGCATTTGGCAGTTCACTGCCTGAGCCTGCGATTGTCTCCACGACTGTGACGGGAATGTCGAAATTTCTGTTGCTTGCTATCCCGTTCTTCCTGCTTGCGGGAAGCCTCCTGACAGAATCGGGTGTTGCAAACCAACTCGTACGTTTTGCCGCCTCGATGGTCGGTCATCGCCGTGCTGGTCTTGCACAGACAACCTTGCTGACGAGCGTGCTGTTTTCTGGCGCCTCCGGCTCGTCGGTTGCGAACGCAGCCTTCGGTGCATCGACATTTCAGCCGGAACTCGTGCGGCACGGTTATCCACCCGCGCAGGCTGGTGCGATTATCGCCGCAACATCAGTCCTTGATAACGTCATCCCCCCGTCCATCGCCTTTCTCATTCTGGCAACCGCGACAAATCTTTCCGTCGGTTCTCTTCTCGTGGGCGGTTTTTTCGCCGGTGGATTGATGGCTTTGTGCCTTGCTGTTGCTATCCATTTCAGCGTGCGCACGGTTGATACGTTGCCGAGGGCAAATGGGCAGGAACGCTGGCGTTCTGCCGTCGCTGCAATTCCGGCGTTCGGCCTTGGAATAATTGTTGTCGTCGGTATTCGTATTGGGATCGTGACGACGACCGAGGCCGCTGCACTGGCGGCACTCTACACGCTTTTTCTTGGTTTCGGTTACAGGCTTGGTGCCAAACGCATATTCACAACGTTTCGCCAGTCCGGGGCCGAAGCTGCCGCCATCGGTTTGTTGATCGGTACGGCTGGGCCGTTTGCTTTCCTGCTCGCAGTGGATGATGTGTCCGGCCTTGTCACCGATTTCGTCACGATGCTGGGGGGGAGCAAGATCGCAGTGCTTCTGCTTTCGAACGTGATCCTTCTTGTCGTTGGACTTGTACTGGATATCGGTGCTGCAATTCTATTGTTTGGGCCGATCCTATTGCCGGCCGCCGTTGCAGCAGGGATCGACCCCATACACTTCGGTGTCATTCTCGTGGTCAATCTGATGATCCATGGCCTGACGCCACCGCTCGGGATGCTGATCTTCGTCGTAAGCGGTGTAACGCGTGTTCCGGCGACTGCGCTTTTCAGGGCAGTTGTTCCCTATCTTCTTTCTCTTCTCGTTTCCCTCGCGATTCTGTGCGTTTGGGCGGTTCTTTTCTGA
- a CDS encoding winged helix-turn-helix transcriptional regulator, which yields MTKPISNRICRSVGEASDLLKLIANANRLAIVCYLMEREASVSALEFELGIQQPTLSQQLSELRAAGVIDGTREGKAVIYRVTDPRIVDLVSTLRGFYNDLSDVTGKKSLRDFRMDEPMFD from the coding sequence ATGACAAAACCGATCTCAAATCGCATTTGTCGCAGCGTCGGCGAAGCGAGCGACCTTTTGAAATTGATTGCCAATGCCAACCGCTTGGCGATCGTCTGTTACCTGATGGAACGGGAGGCTTCTGTTTCAGCTCTTGAGTTCGAACTCGGGATACAACAACCGACCTTGTCGCAGCAGCTATCGGAATTGCGCGCAGCAGGCGTAATAGACGGGACGCGTGAGGGTAAAGCAGTGATTTACCGGGTGACCGACCCCCGTATTGTCGATCTGGTCTCGACATTGCGCGGATTCTACAACGATTTATCCGATGTGACCGGAAAGAAGTCGTTGCGGGATTTCCGGATGGACGAACCGATGTTCGACTAA
- a CDS encoding LLM class flavin-dependent oxidoreductase, whose product MNVFWYMCAPDGAYPWQPEGSRKVDLGYYKQLALAYDQLGYTGALFATGAHDVWVLAGALLSYTERLKLLVAIHPGLVAPTLLGKMAATLQEFSRGRLLINVVSGDAKMLGAYGMTMPHDERYDMADEYLQIWHRLFSGDTVNFDGKYFKTEGAKLALPVGQGIEPPPLWFGGSSDKAIEVAAKHVETYLSWGETPEQIGAKIEIVKARAEKLGRNLEYGIRLYVIVRDTDEEAWEAAADLYKRMDATAIAANQRFVGKTDSVGQQRMTALHGGNKPQDLRDLEIAPNLWAGIGLVRPGPGTAIVGSPDTVIRTLEAYRKAGVETFILSGMPLLEEAFRFGEKVLPRLDVSREISAAKQFTWSTLFDRDLTATKAS is encoded by the coding sequence TTGAACGTTTTCTGGTACATGTGCGCTCCAGATGGTGCCTATCCCTGGCAGCCCGAAGGTTCCCGCAAGGTTGATCTCGGCTATTACAAGCAGTTGGCGCTTGCTTATGACCAACTCGGTTACACCGGCGCCTTGTTTGCGACGGGGGCCCATGATGTCTGGGTCCTGGCTGGTGCACTTCTGTCCTATACGGAGCGGTTGAAGCTCCTGGTCGCGATCCATCCAGGGCTCGTTGCGCCGACACTGCTTGGTAAAATGGCAGCAACCTTGCAGGAGTTTTCACGCGGGCGGTTGTTGATTAACGTCGTCTCAGGCGATGCGAAAATGCTTGGCGCTTACGGGATGACGATGCCGCATGACGAGCGCTACGACATGGCCGACGAATACCTGCAGATTTGGCATCGGCTGTTTTCTGGCGATACGGTGAATTTCGACGGAAAGTATTTCAAAACCGAGGGAGCAAAGCTTGCACTGCCGGTTGGACAGGGAATTGAGCCACCGCCATTGTGGTTCGGCGGATCGTCAGACAAGGCGATCGAGGTTGCCGCAAAACACGTTGAAACCTATCTTTCCTGGGGTGAAACGCCGGAACAGATCGGAGCGAAAATCGAGATCGTAAAGGCACGCGCCGAAAAACTCGGGCGTAACCTGGAATACGGTATACGCCTTTATGTTATCGTGCGTGATACGGACGAAGAAGCATGGGAAGCGGCTGCCGACCTTTATAAAAGGATGGACGCAACTGCGATTGCCGCCAATCAGCGCTTTGTCGGGAAAACGGATTCTGTTGGCCAGCAGCGTATGACTGCGCTTCATGGTGGCAACAAGCCACAGGATCTCCGCGATCTGGAAATCGCGCCAAACCTATGGGCAGGTATCGGCCTTGTGAGACCAGGTCCTGGGACAGCCATTGTTGGATCACCTGACACAGTTATCCGCACACTTGAGGCTTATCGCAAGGCGGGCGTAGAGACCTTCATCCTGTCCGGGATGCCGCTGCTTGAGGAAGCGTTTCGCTTCGGCGAAAAGGTTTTACCGCGACTTGACGTTTCGCGAGAGATATCTGCTGCAAAACAGTTTACCTGGTCGACCCTGTTTGATCGTGACCTTACTGCGACAAAAGCATCGTGA